A DNA window from Calliphora vicina chromosome 1, idCalVici1.1, whole genome shotgun sequence contains the following coding sequences:
- the DZIP1 gene encoding cilium assembly protein DZIP1L has protein sequence MSFNFTYNYPQVARESGFKLRNYKDGPLDWRLIGSMEVERILRDQSLEHIDAVLNHLSEAPLGSILESNILDSGIAKYFMLSQFSVQYLLFCRKFLEETVTDLRESHGVSQMDLVTLKRSLTEANNEILQLHKKITQIEAIHEVIYPCHLCTKNFVSNDALNLHISRKHSGIFGKPEKKSDTAQSLLKDRENDLTLINTIKLELEIKQLKERLNNAEREIKERSTESIIKEISRNETVALEKHDQISVHSIGIQSNLSEIKEKDENSEDDLSSSSQSRQQLCMLQEKLQEFEKWKEEQKSQNSEFLSEVNIKLQDLSTALELTRNQMEHEVDNEKQKPTTSIKDLEILLNKKVEDIGKASATKLEEVVNKMEMNYKEKLEQLERELTKLNEQALLQKNFNSNDNLMKKDTTKKSNKETFKIVEISDQTPDSKIDYNHEVEKMSIRPKEKHQFKETSLSESNHTFVKHSPETYPQKNSDYNNKSMSSGLSEDESTDVPDSLLDEENEEEINNHTKKNVPHKKQIPKKKSPNVKQLSVKPKIVTKKDAIKLSNRRLLTLGLDMRTKSLPSTVKKRISVDLNEKRNKLKQKHPHFYATRNKIKKFVDKLCSTKMPENAEALLKVTKPATRNKIQEQQHYSDEYSVSDEDDVSLEASTPLNNATTETRNFKQRLERILASPMRKPDEHLTKAIVHQQNLTQKPVPMPRKRVMFNHPERQERRLDHYLSPTESDDPQ, from the exons ATGTCTTTTAATTTTACGTACAACTATCCTCAGGTGGCAAGAGAATCCGGCTTTAAGTTGCGCAATTATAAAGATGGTCCTTTAGACTGGCGTTTAATTG GCTCAATGGAAGTAGAGCGGATTTTAAGAGATCAAAGTTTGGAACATATAGATGCTGTATTGAATCATTTATCCGAAGCACCTTTGGGTTCAATCTTAGagtcaaatattttagataGTGGTATCGCTAAATATTTTATGCTTTCACAATTTTCGGTGCAATATCTGTTATTTTGTCGTAAGTTTTTGGAAGAAACTGTAACAGATTTGAGAGAGTCCCATGGTGTTTCCCAAATGGATCTTGTTACTCTGAAAAGATCTTTGACCGAGGCCAACAATGAAATATTGCAGTTACACAAGAAAATAACGCAAATCGAAGCAATTCATGAAGTTATATATCCGTGTCATTTGTGTACTAAGAATTTCGTTAGCAACGATGCACTTAATCTGCACATTTCCCGAAAACACAGCGGAATTTTTGGTAAACCAGAAAAGAAATCCGACACAGCACAGTCTTTATTGAAAGACCGAGAAAATGATTTGACTTTAATAAATACCATTAAACTTGAGTTGGAGATCAAACAGCTCAAAGAGAGATTGAATAACGCGGAACGAGAAATCAAAGAAAGAAGTACAGAATCAATCATTAAAGAAATATCTCGAAATGAGACAGTAGCATTAGAAAAACATGATCAAATTTCAGTCCATAGCATTGGTATTCAAAGCAATTTATCCGAAATAAAAGAGAAAGATGAAAATAGCGAAGACGATCTTAGTTCTTCCTCACAAAGTCGACAGCAGCTGTGTATGTTACAAGAGAAATTGCAAGAGTTTGAAAAGTggaaagaagaacaaaaaagtcaaAACTCTGAATTTTTAAGTGAAGTTAATATCAAATTGCAAGATCTCAGTACTGCATTAGAACTGACAAGAAATCAAATGGAGCATGAAGTGgacaatgaaaaacaaaaaccaacaacgTCTATTAAGGATTTAGAAATCTTACTAAATAAGAAAGTAGAAGATATTGGTAAAGCAAGTGCAACTAAATTAGAGGAAGTCGTTAATAAAATGGAAATGAACTACAAAGAAAAACTAGAGCAATTAGAAAGGGAATTGACCAAATTAAATGAACAAGCTCTATTACAAAAGAATTTTAATTCCAACGACAATCTAATGAAAAAGGATACAacgaaaaaatccaataaagaaacttttaaaattgttgaaattagtGATCAGACACCCGATAGCAAAATCGATTACAATCACGAAGTAGAGAAAATGTCTATACGCCCGAAAGAAAAACATCAGTTTAAGGAAACCTCATTATCTGAAAGCAATCACACTTTTGTTAAGCACAGCCCAGAAACATACCCACAAAAGA ATTCTGACTATAACAACAAATCAATGTCCAGTGGTTTATCTGAAGATGAAAGCACAGATGTTCCGGACAGTCTTTTGGACGAAGAAAatgaagaagaaataaataaccacacaaaaaaaaatgttccacaCAAGAAACAAATCCCAAAGAAAAAGAGCCCGAATGTCAA ACAACTTTCAGTTAAACCAAAAATTGTGACAAAGAAGGATGCAATAAAACTTTCAAATCGTCGACTCTTGACATTGGGTTTGGATATGAGAACCAAATCTTTACCTTCCACTGTGAAGAAAAGAATTTCGGTCGATCTTAACGAAAAGCGAAACAAATTGAAACAG AAGCATCCACACTTTTATGCAaccagaaataaaattaaaaaatttgtagacAAATTGTGTTCAACAAAAATGCCGGAAAATGCCGAAGCTCTGCTAAAAGTAACCAAACCTGCCACAAGAAACAAGATTCAAGAACAGCAACATTACTCTGATGAATATTCTGTATCAGATGAGGATGACGTGTCATTGGAAGCCTCTACACCTTTAAACAACGCAACTACTGAGACGAGAAATTTCAAACAGAGATTGGAGCGGATCTTAGCATCACCCATGAGGAAACCCGATGAACATCTTACTAAAGCAATAGTACATCAACAGAATTTAACACAAAAACCAGTGCCTATGCCACGTAAACGAGTTATGTTCAATCATCCCGAAAGGCAGGAGAGACGTTTAGATCATTATTTAAGTCCAACTGAGAGTGACGATCCACAATAA
- the Sld5 gene encoding DNA replication complex GINS protein SLD5, producing MSEEDYPTKSKNISDDDLNTSHLVSNTHDNDEDDDEGEEITAQKVLEFLESAWTNEICAPEILPHQSDMLELMMGQVAHMEENMKDLDKNDFRCVIHQMELERIRYIIASYLRCRLKKIETYSKHILNEEATREPDEKRLSPEETKFAQEYYENVEQYFQQVALQYMPNMQRSEADQRVVRPNLMSHVFIKANVSVPAVVVGVDDEEVDLAAGSQHIIPYQLISDLIQKNQVQLI from the exons ATGTCTGAAGAAGATTATCCAAcgaaatccaaaaatataagtgatgaTGATTTGAACACTTCACATCTGGTCTCCAATACACACGATAATGATGAAGATGACGATGAGGGAGAAGAAATAACAGCTCAAAAGGTGCTGGAGTTTTTAGAATCAGCCTGGACCAATGAAATTTGTGCACCTGAAATCCTGCCTCACCAAAGCGATATGTTGGAACTGATGATGGGACAAGTGGCTCACATGGAAGAGAACATGAAAGATTTggataaaaatgattttcgttGTGTGATCCACCAAATGGAATTGGAGCGTATTCGTTACATTATAGCCAGTTATTTAAGAtgccgtttaaaaaaaattgaaacatATAGCAAACATATTCTGAATGAAGAAGCGACTAGAGAACCAGATGAAAAACGTTTATCACCggaagaaacaaaatttgccCAGGAATACTACGAGAATGTTGAACAATATTTCCAGCAAGTTGCTTTACAATACATGCCTAATATGCAAAGATCAGAAGCTGATCAGCGAGTAGTTAGACCAAATCTTATGTCTCATGTTTTCATAAAGGCGAACGTCTCAG ttcctGCCGTTGTCGTTGGAGTCGATGATGAAGAAGTGGATTTGGCGGCTGGCTCTCAACATATTATTCCATATCAATTAATTTCTGATTTAATACAAAAGAATCAGGTgcaattaatataa
- the LOC135949174 gene encoding pre-rRNA-processing protein TSR2 homolog: MNSEEFKKNYRIIVEKIFNNWQNLRLAVEHGMGGRNGQKVAIEIMNYTYEYCIGNDNITQGELQDVIEDLMDQEFDTICEDGSVPEICQHLLRYKHMSLQGQYVEIEQELSKLPQGNEWLRPDVKVTYTPIEGDSSSEDGSDTDDNDDDDLMDIEGGIDEEQATGSRVTRSQSRKQKDDFVEPEDGWTTVRTKRK; the protein is encoded by the exons ATGAATTCAgaagaatttaagaaaaattatcgTATAATTGTGGAAAAGATCTTTAACAATTGGCAGAATCTTCGTTTAGCCGTTGAACATGGAATGGGTGGCAGAAATGGACAAAAA gtGGCTATAGAAATCATGAACTATACTTATGAGTATTGCATTGGAAACGATAACATTACACAGGGTGAACTGCAGGATGTCATTGAAGATTTAATGGATCAAGAATTTGACACTATATGCGAAGATGGGTCAGTGCCTGAAATATGCCAACATTTGTTACGTTACAAACACATGAGCCTACAGGGCCAATACGTTGAAATTGAACAAGAGTTGAGTAAATTGCCGCAAGGAAACGAATGGCTGAGACCTGATGTCAAAGTAACCTACACTCCTATCGAGGGTGATTCTTCATCAGAAGACGGCAGTGATACAGATGATAATGACGATGATGACTTAATGGATATTGAGGGGGGTATTGATGAGGAACAGGCGACCGGCAGTAGAGTTACTAGATCTCAGTCCCGCAAACAAAAAGATGATTTTGTCGAACCAGAAGATGGCTGGACCACTGTACGaaccaaaagaaaataa
- the PIG-P gene encoding phosphatidylinositol N-acetylglucosaminyltransferase subunit P — MPEHTPAPTPHRAIYGYAFYLLVIALFVFYFLWALLPTKEWGLTYLPDKYFAVLLPMLVLVGLSFFAFFIYPAISMSLTADIDEMASVADVSLILKGKQKKIVRSWSELQQEMVPNRKASKNSGNLIENCYYCLGSHSIPKVADQIDTLRFMDLAEVNKKLFE; from the coding sequence atgccAGAGCACACTCCGGCACCAACACCGCATAGAGCAATATATGGTTATGCCTTTTATCTATTAGTTATAGctctttttgtattttactttttatgggCACTGCTGCCAACCAAAGAATGGGGTTTAACCTATTTGCCGGATAAATATTTTGCTGTACTACTTCCAATGTTGGTGCTGGTGGGGTTGTCTTTCTTTGCATTTTTCATTTATCCTGCTATTAGCATGTCTCTTACTGCAGACATAGATGAAATGGCCTCAGTTGCTGATGTGTCGTTGATATTAaaagggaaacaaaaaaaaattgtccgaTCTTGGAGTGAATTACAGCAAGAAATGGTACCAAATAGAAAAGCATCCAAAAATAGTggcaatttaattgaaaattgttattacTGTTTAGGAAGTCATAGTATACCCAAGGTGGCAGATCAGATTGACACCTTACGATTTATGGATTTAGcggaagtaaataaaaaattatttgaataa
- the Tcs6 gene encoding uncharacterized protein Tcs6 translates to MPMEEKIPLKNTEATLKIPFESAQHAEIAYRVLSVDQEPRRNFVSKDLRLVENSIEVYFTADQVKNLRTAITSFFESLLLCQDTIKSFDLKETKNARAHSGTNTA, encoded by the exons atgcCAATGGAAGAAAAGATTCCCCTTAAAAATACAGAAGC gaCTTTAAAAATTCCCTTCGAGTCAGCACAACACGCCGAAATTGCATATCGCGTTTTAAGTGTTGACCAAGAACCTAGACGCAATTTTGTAAGTAAAGATTTGCGTTTAGTGGAAAACAGTATTGAAGTGTATTTCACTGCGGATCAAGTGAAAAATTTAAGGACTGCTATAACATCATTCTTCGAAAGTCTGCTCCTGTGCCAAGACACCATCAAATCATTtgatttaaaagaaacaaaaaatgccAGAGCACACTCCGGCACCAACACCGCATAG
- the Fip1 gene encoding pre-mRNA 3'-end-processing factor FIP1, with product MADDTNEDSWLYGTSNPDSTTNEEERLDAENAVDEAGIAKVDSQELLKAENEALAAVTQGDGLNNLQDKDEVPPGEELVDFEDPAHEMEEDEEATAAATVADTTDIDEKEEPKKDDCSVEDEDDAEEDDEDDDSDDDINVVIGDIKAAPSTYNINKRSNLLAGASSQEKSKSTQVGKFSIEDFEGVGSINGVAAHEFSIDSLEDKPWRKPGADITDYFNYGFNEETWRSYCERQKRFRVAESGVGLASLTQNLNPQPERQSESNIPTGPPPGMLPSGPMPMGPLGEQIQMPPPGMMPPSNMHQGPHQGIPPRFASMPRGPRPVSQPGTKENAIQVMTAECREYSRPGQMPPNFGGQGPADEAFFHEPEPFDYGYEPTQDSQWGGDNPNWVPSGIKELTPGPNSGPPQQISGPPGILPTPMGVPPPQMGGPPPQMRHPHAQPPMMGGMPPPNMGMGPPPIGMMMGPGGPGGPPMHMPMGPPRMMGPNGPPERPEDERERRRREREWDRERERDRDRERMRRERSRSREKSRRRSKSREKEREKDREKDRDKERDRERDRDRERERERDRSEKVEEPERSDDERERRRRDRDRERERDRDRERSRRERSRSREKSRRRSKSREKERERSSKTGTSSTTSSSSRSDKKKSHRKEDEE from the exons ATGGCGGATGATACAAATGAGGATAGTTGGCTGTATGGTACTTCTAACCCCGATTCCACTACAAATGAAGAAGAGCGTCTAGATGCTGAAAATGCTGTTGATGAAGCCGGTATTGCAAAAGTAGACTCGCAAGAATTGTTAAAAGCAGAAAATGAAGCTCTTGCTGCAGTAACCCAAGGTGATGGTTTAAATAATTTGCAAGACAAAGATGAAGTTCCGCCGGGCGAAGAGTTGGTGGATTTTGAAGATCCGGCCCACGAAATGGAAGAAGACGAAGAGGCAACCGCAGCAGCTACTGTTGCCGATACTACCGACATTGATGAGAAGGAAGAACCGAAAAAGGATGATTGTTCCGTGGAAGACGAAGATGATGCTGAAGAAGACGATGAGGATGATGATTCTGATGATGACATTAACGTTGTAATAGGCGATATTAAAGCTGCTCCCAGtacttataatataaataaacggTCAAATTTATTGGCTGGAGCTAGTAGTCAAGAAAAGTCCAAGTCTACTCAGGTAGGAAAATTTTCTATCGAAGATTTTGAAGGTGTGGGTTCAATTAACGGTGTTGCTGCTCATGAGTTTAGTATAGATTCACTGGAGGATAAACCATGGCGTAAGCCAGGTGCCGACATAACAGATTATTTCAATTATGGATTTAATGAGGAAACCTGGAGGTCATATTGTGAACGTCAAAAGAGATTTCGTGTTGCTGAGAGTGGTGTCGGATTGGCTAGTTTGACTCAAAACTTAAATCCACAGCCAGAAAGACAATCTGAAAGTAATATACCAACAGGTCCACCTCCCGGCATGTTGCCATCCGGCCCCATGCCTATGGGACCACTAGGAGAACAGATACAAATGCCACCACCAGGAATGATGCCACCATCCAATATGCATCAGGGACCTCACCAGGGCATTCCACCTAGATTTGCATCTATGCCAAGAGGCCCTCGGCCGGTTAGTCAGCCTGGAACGAAAGAAAATGCTATTCAAGTTATGACAGCAGAATGTCGCGAATATTCACGGCCTGGACAAATGCCGCCGAATTTCGGTGGTCAAGGTCCCGCAGATGAAGCTTTCTTTCACGAACCGGAGCCTTTCGATTATGGATATGAGCCAACACAGGATTCGCAATGGGGAGGCGATAATCCAAATTGGGTACCTAGTGGTATAAAAGAACTGACACCAGGACCAAATTCTGGACCGCCTCAACAGATTTCCGGTCCACCGGGTATTTTACCCACTCCAATGGGGGTTCCGCCTCCTCAAATGGGTGGGCCGCCACCACAAATGCGGCATCCGCACGCACAGCCCCCAATGATGGGCGGTATGCCCCCACCAAATATGGGTATGGGTCCTCCTCCCATAGGAATGATGATGGGACCAGGTGGCCCTGGAGGTCCTCCAATGCACATGCCGATGGGACCGCCACGTATGATGGGTCCAAATGGTCCTCCTGAGCGTCCGGAAGACGAACGAGAAAGGAGACGCAGAGAAAGAGAATGGGATCGTGAAAGAGAAAGGGACAGAGATCGAGAAAg AATGAGACGCGAACGTTCAAGGAGTCGAGAAAAGTCTCGCCGAAGGTCAAAATCTCGTGAAAAAGAGCGGGAAAAGGATAGAGAGAAGGATCGTGATAAGGAAAGGGACCGCGAACGAGATAGGGATCGTGAGAGAGAACGTGAAAGAGATAGGAGTGAAAAAGTTGAA GAACCTGAACGTTCTGATGACGAGCGTGAGCGTAGAAGAAGAGATCGGGACCGAGAGCGTGAACGTGACAGGGATCGCGAAcg TTCTAGGCGTGAACGATCAAGAAGCCGAGAAAAATCTCGTCGGCGATCAAAATCTCGTGAAAAAGAACGCGAACGTTCTAGTAAAACTGGTACATCCTCCACCACGTCATCTTCCAGTCGCAGTGATAAGAAAAAATCGCACCGCAAAGAAGATGAAGAGTAA